A stretch of Acidimicrobiales bacterium DNA encodes these proteins:
- the rlmB gene encoding 23S rRNA (guanosine(2251)-2'-O)-methyltransferase RlmB — MSRGSGKTPKGGPRGPKGGGGRGKGQPRNPRQKSGGRGGPPRGRGRDGQRGTTPLREGDGGRSKGGSLGGDQVEGRHAVRELLLAGTRRTREVVLAGDLDPAPILDEIIDLADEAKVTITEMSRAKFESMTRTEGSQGVMAVAQPLRPTELEDLLRPDFDGTPPFLLLLDSITDPGNLGAILRTAECAGVTGIVLPRHRAAHITPTVAKAAAGAIEHLRMALVGGLPAAMTTMRKHGIWTVGLDAGGERSIHDLPVASEPVGLVLGAEGPGLSRLVRERCDTVVSIPMAGVLDSLNVSAAAAVACYEVARLRSA, encoded by the coding sequence ATGAGCCGCGGTTCGGGCAAGACACCCAAGGGCGGCCCTCGCGGACCGAAAGGCGGCGGAGGTCGGGGGAAGGGGCAACCCCGCAACCCCCGTCAGAAGAGTGGTGGTCGCGGCGGTCCGCCCCGAGGCCGTGGGCGTGACGGCCAGCGGGGGACGACGCCACTGCGTGAAGGCGATGGCGGTCGCAGCAAGGGCGGGTCGCTCGGTGGAGACCAGGTCGAGGGGCGTCATGCCGTGCGTGAGCTTCTGCTCGCGGGGACCCGCCGCACCCGTGAAGTCGTGCTCGCCGGCGACCTCGACCCCGCGCCGATTCTCGACGAGATCATCGACTTGGCAGACGAGGCGAAGGTCACGATCACGGAGATGAGCCGGGCGAAGTTCGAGTCGATGACCCGCACGGAGGGAAGCCAGGGTGTGATGGCGGTGGCGCAGCCGCTGCGTCCGACGGAACTGGAGGACCTGCTCCGCCCGGACTTCGACGGCACGCCCCCGTTCCTGCTGCTGCTCGACAGCATCACGGACCCCGGCAACCTCGGTGCCATCCTCCGCACCGCCGAATGCGCGGGCGTGACCGGGATCGTCCTGCCCCGCCATCGGGCGGCGCACATCACGCCGACCGTCGCCAAGGCGGCCGCGGGAGCGATCGAGCATCTCCGCATGGCGCTCGTGGGCGGCCTGCCGGCCGCGATGACCACGATGCGCAAGCACGGGATCTGGACGGTCGGGCTCGACGCCGGCGGCGAACGGTCGATCCACGATCTTCCCGTCGCCTCGGAGCCGGTCGGACTCGTGCTCGGCGCCGAGGGCCCCGGCCTGTCCCGCCTCGTGCGGGAGCGCTGCGACACCGTGGTGTCCATCCCGATGGCGGGTGTCCTCGACAGCCTGAACGTCAGCGCAGCGGCTGCCGTCGCCTGCTACGAGGTCGCCCGGCTGCGTTCGGCCTGA
- a CDS encoding DUF3263 domain-containing protein, which translates to MQLTEAEQAILDFERSWWTEPGPKDEAIHEQLEISATRYYELLNELIDRPEAESHDPLVVRRLRRMRDRRRRSRAEQVGASSEEHS; encoded by the coding sequence ATGCAGCTCACGGAGGCCGAACAGGCGATCCTCGATTTCGAACGTTCGTGGTGGACCGAGCCGGGTCCGAAGGATGAAGCCATCCACGAGCAGCTCGAGATCTCGGCGACGCGGTACTACGAGTTGCTGAACGAGCTCATCGATCGGCCCGAAGCCGAGTCGCACGATCCGTTGGTCGTGCGCCGGTTGCGGCGTATGCGGGACCGGCGCCGCCGATCCCGTGCTGAACAGGTCGGCGCAAGCAGCGAGGAGCACAGCTGA
- a CDS encoding LytR C-terminal domain-containing protein, whose translation MTAPGRYAASDGSFAKSAGGAAARGGVLIVIALVIGFALLQWGFDGGDSDAALPGGDGDGSADDGGTDDGSTDDGTADDGTTDDGSTDEATDDGGTDGTGTDDGTTDDGTTDDTASDDAVSIDPPSDVIVAVLNGSGVGGLAAERGGVLGVVGYVWTAGNAATFEVSDSRVYFTEGYADEAKQVAEALSGTAAVLEQAPADPTTLASESSAADVAAADIIVVLGTDEQLR comes from the coding sequence ATGACTGCACCAGGGCGCTATGCCGCCTCAGACGGATCGTTCGCGAAGTCGGCTGGTGGCGCTGCCGCTCGCGGTGGCGTGTTGATCGTGATCGCACTCGTGATCGGGTTCGCGCTGCTCCAGTGGGGCTTCGACGGCGGCGATTCCGATGCCGCGCTGCCGGGCGGGGACGGCGACGGGTCGGCCGATGACGGCGGCACGGACGACGGTTCGACCGACGACGGCACTGCCGATGACGGCACCACGGACGACGGGTCGACCGACGAGGCGACCGACGACGGAGGCACCGACGGCACGGGCACCGATGACGGCACCACGGACGACGGCACGACCGACGACACCGCCTCCGATGACGCGGTGTCCATCGATCCGCCCTCGGATGTGATCGTGGCCGTCCTGAACGGCAGCGGTGTCGGCGGGTTGGCCGCCGAGCGTGGCGGTGTGCTCGGCGTGGTCGGCTATGTGTGGACCGCCGGCAACGCAGCGACGTTCGAGGTCTCGGACAGCCGCGTCTACTTCACCGAGGGTTACGCAGACGAGGCCAAGCAGGTCGCCGAGGCGTTGTCGGGTACCGCAGCGGTGCTCGAGCAGGCCCCGGCCGACCCTACGACGCTCGCCAGCGAGAGCAGCGCGGCCGACGTCGCCGCGGCCGACATCATCGTCGTGCTCGGCACCGACGAGCAGCTCCGCTGA
- the otsB gene encoding trehalose-phosphatase, which yields MDESLDPFGWAPARAGLFLDFDGVLADIAAEPEAAVIRPGVADLLVELSDRLGRVAVISGRPVAYLAPMVPTEIDVVGLYGLEWRRAGVPGTLPEAEPYRAAVQELVDAASASFGAEVVEPKGLSLTIHYRSDPAVAPRMRDWVVEQGERTGMEHRPAKQSFELHPPVERDKGTALVELAAGLDPVAYVGDDLGDLPAFDGLDELAAKDVTTLRVAVDSAEAPPILRRRADLVVDGPAGAEAFLRRLLAVAADGADRSR from the coding sequence ATGGATGAGTCGCTCGATCCGTTCGGGTGGGCGCCCGCCCGCGCCGGCCTGTTCCTGGACTTCGACGGGGTGTTGGCCGACATCGCCGCCGAACCCGAGGCGGCCGTCATCCGGCCCGGCGTCGCTGATCTGCTGGTCGAGCTGAGCGATCGGCTGGGTCGCGTGGCCGTGATCTCGGGCCGCCCGGTCGCCTACCTGGCGCCGATGGTGCCGACCGAGATCGACGTCGTCGGTCTGTACGGTCTCGAGTGGCGCCGCGCCGGCGTGCCCGGCACGCTCCCCGAGGCCGAGCCCTATCGTGCCGCGGTGCAGGAACTCGTCGACGCGGCCTCGGCGTCGTTCGGCGCCGAGGTGGTCGAGCCGAAAGGCCTGTCGCTCACCATCCACTACCGCAGCGACCCCGCCGTGGCGCCGCGGATGCGGGACTGGGTGGTCGAACAGGGCGAACGCACCGGCATGGAGCACCGTCCGGCCAAGCAGTCCTTCGAGCTGCACCCGCCGGTCGAGCGGGACAAGGGCACGGCGCTCGTCGAGCTCGCGGCGGGTCTCGATCCGGTGGCGTACGTCGGCGACGACCTCGGGGATCTGCCGGCGTTCGACGGTCTCGACGAGCTCGCGGCCAAGGATGTGACGACGCTGCGGGTGGCCGTCGACTCGGCCGAGGCCCCGCCGATCCTGCGCCGTCGCGCCGATCTCGTGGTCGACGGTCCGGCGGGAGCGGAGGCGTTCCTCCGCCGGCTCCTCGCGGTGGCGGCGGACGGGGCCGATCGTTCGAGATGA
- a CDS encoding trehalose-6-phosphate synthase — protein sequence MPAPVVLVSNRGPLSFQDDGGRLVATRGGGGLVSGLAPLVAGTDAIWIAAALSDADRAAAAEGVIEADGLRVRTLAIDPDVMALSYDVVCNAMLWFLYHALHDASRRPIVDAGFREAWDAYRRYNAEFADVVVDETPQGAVVLVQDYHLALLAPLVKSRRPDLRLVHFSHTPFAPPLQMRMLPDDLASELLDGMAAHDACGFHSERWAADFRACCLATIGREPTTFVSPLAPDPDDIRAAASSERCEAEFASLDEAIGERRLIVRVDRIELSKNMLRGFRAFDQMLVDRPDLRETVVFRALGYPSREGLPEYLAYRSEVEALADVINRRWQTDGWTPIELDLSDDFPKSVAHLRRYDVLLVNPIRDGLNLVAMEGPLVNERDGTVVLSREAGVHDQLDGAVRTVNPFDIADQAAALADALDLDASTRAARATELLRRAEARTPADWLAEQLAAADSSRPS from the coding sequence GTGCCCGCTCCGGTTGTGCTCGTCTCGAACCGCGGGCCGTTGTCGTTCCAGGACGACGGCGGTCGGCTCGTCGCCACCCGCGGCGGCGGTGGCCTCGTGTCCGGACTCGCGCCCCTCGTCGCCGGCACGGACGCGATCTGGATCGCGGCGGCGCTCAGCGATGCCGACCGGGCGGCTGCGGCCGAGGGCGTGATCGAAGCCGACGGGCTCCGGGTGCGCACGCTCGCCATCGATCCCGACGTGATGGCGCTGTCCTACGACGTCGTGTGCAACGCGATGCTCTGGTTCCTCTACCACGCACTGCACGACGCCAGCCGCCGGCCCATCGTGGACGCCGGCTTCCGCGAGGCGTGGGACGCCTATCGGCGCTACAACGCCGAGTTCGCCGACGTTGTGGTGGACGAGACACCGCAGGGAGCCGTCGTGCTCGTGCAGGACTACCACCTCGCCCTGCTGGCGCCGCTCGTGAAGTCGCGCCGCCCCGACCTCCGCCTCGTCCACTTCTCCCACACGCCGTTCGCACCGCCGCTCCAGATGCGGATGCTTCCCGACGATCTCGCGTCCGAGTTGCTCGACGGCATGGCCGCCCACGACGCCTGCGGCTTCCACTCGGAGCGCTGGGCGGCGGACTTCCGCGCCTGCTGCCTCGCGACCATCGGCCGGGAACCGACCACGTTCGTCTCTCCCCTCGCGCCGGATCCGGACGACATCCGGGCCGCAGCCTCGAGCGAGCGATGTGAGGCCGAGTTCGCGAGCCTCGACGAAGCGATCGGCGAGCGCCGGCTGATCGTGCGCGTCGATCGCATCGAGCTCTCCAAGAACATGCTGCGGGGCTTTCGCGCCTTCGACCAGATGTTGGTCGACCGTCCGGACCTCCGCGAGACCGTCGTCTTCCGAGCCCTCGGCTATCCGAGCCGGGAGGGGCTTCCCGAGTACCTCGCGTATCGATCCGAGGTCGAGGCGCTCGCCGACGTGATCAACCGGCGCTGGCAGACCGATGGCTGGACCCCGATCGAGCTCGACCTCAGCGATGACTTCCCGAAGTCCGTGGCTCATCTCCGTCGCTACGACGTGCTCCTCGTGAACCCGATCCGTGACGGGTTGAACCTCGTGGCGATGGAGGGCCCGCTCGTCAACGAGCGCGACGGCACGGTCGTGCTCAGCCGCGAGGCCGGGGTCCACGACCAGCTCGACGGCGCGGTTCGTACGGTGAATCCCTTCGACATCGCCGATCAGGCGGCCGCGCTGGCCGACGCGCTCGATCTCGACGCATCCACTCGCGCGGCGCGGGCCACCGAGTTGCTACGCCGCGCCGAAGCCCGAACCCCCGCCGACTGGCTCGCCGAACAACTCGCGGCCGCCGACTCGTCCCGCCCGAGTTGA
- a CDS encoding glycerate kinase yields the protein MRVLVCADKFRGTVTAREVGDAVAVGAPELDVVVQPLADGGEGTLEAFGGANRTTTVTGPLGTPVDADWSLRGGRAVIEMARASGLLLAGGPEANDPMEASTIGTGQLIASAAEAGAEEILVGLGGSATTDGGLGALRAMAPLARYRGIRLEVACDVRTTFVDAAAVFGPQKGATPSQVKLLGRRLERLAQVYADEHGVDVRELERAGAAGGLAGGLAAAGATLHDGFSLIADAVELYDQIESADLVVTGEGRLDESSFAGKVVGGVASLAAAAGVPVIAVVGQSALTDPPIPVIDLTERFGERAMADTAATIAEAAASFSDGPWR from the coding sequence GTGCGCGTGCTCGTGTGTGCCGACAAGTTCCGCGGAACGGTGACGGCCCGCGAGGTCGGGGATGCAGTCGCGGTCGGTGCCCCAGAGCTCGATGTCGTGGTGCAACCGCTCGCCGACGGCGGGGAAGGCACCCTCGAGGCGTTCGGGGGAGCGAACCGGACCACCACGGTGACCGGACCGCTGGGAACTCCGGTCGATGCGGACTGGTCCCTGCGGGGCGGACGGGCGGTCATCGAGATGGCCCGGGCCTCGGGCCTGCTGCTCGCCGGGGGCCCGGAGGCGAACGATCCGATGGAGGCGTCGACGATCGGCACCGGGCAGCTGATCGCCTCCGCCGCGGAGGCGGGCGCGGAGGAGATCCTCGTCGGCCTCGGCGGGAGCGCGACGACCGACGGCGGGCTCGGCGCGCTGCGGGCCATGGCGCCGTTGGCGCGCTATCGCGGGATCCGCCTCGAGGTCGCGTGCGACGTGCGGACGACCTTCGTCGACGCGGCCGCGGTCTTCGGCCCACAGAAGGGAGCCACGCCGAGTCAGGTGAAGCTCCTCGGCCGACGGCTCGAGCGGCTCGCCCAGGTCTACGCCGACGAGCACGGCGTGGACGTCCGCGAGCTCGAACGGGCGGGTGCCGCCGGTGGTCTCGCCGGCGGACTCGCGGCGGCGGGTGCGACCCTGCACGACGGGTTCTCGTTGATCGCGGACGCGGTGGAGCTCTACGACCAGATCGAGTCGGCCGACCTCGTCGTCACCGGTGAAGGCAGGCTCGACGAGAGCTCGTTCGCCGGGAAGGTCGTCGGCGGTGTCGCCTCGCTGGCGGCCGCGGCCGGCGTGCCCGTGATCGCGGTGGTCGGGCAGTCGGCCCTGACCGATCCGCCCATTCCGGTCATCGATCTGACCGAGCGTTTCGGCGAGCGGGCGATGGCCGACACCGCGGCGACGATCGCCGAGGCGGCCGCGTCGTTCAGCGACGGCCCTTGGCGCTGA
- a CDS encoding ubiquitin-like small modifier protein 1 produces the protein MSVTVRVPTTLRTLTAGEAEISVKGDTVAEVLESLEGAHPGFKERILDDDGSLRRFVNVFVSDDDVRFLDGLGTTVPAGETLSIVPAVAGG, from the coding sequence ATGAGTGTCACCGTTCGAGTCCCCACCACCCTTCGCACCCTGACCGCCGGCGAGGCCGAGATCTCCGTCAAGGGCGACACCGTCGCCGAGGTGCTCGAGAGCCTCGAAGGCGCACACCCGGGCTTCAAGGAGCGCATCCTCGACGACGACGGCTCCCTGCGTCGTTTCGTGAACGTGTTCGTCAGCGACGACGACGTCCGTTTCCTGGACGGTCTCGGCACCACCGTGCCCGCCGGGGAGACGCTCAGCATCGTTCCGGCGGTCGCCGGCGGCTGA
- the groL gene encoding chaperonin GroEL (60 kDa chaperone family; promotes refolding of misfolded polypeptides especially under stressful conditions; forms two stacked rings of heptamers to form a barrel-shaped 14mer; ends can be capped by GroES; misfolded proteins enter the barrel where they are refolded when GroES binds), with protein MAKTIQFDEQARRGLEAGMNQLADAVRVTLGPKGRNVVLEKKWGAPTITNDGVSIAKEIELEDPYERIGAELVKEVAKKTDDVAGDGTTTATVLAWSMVREGLRNVAAGANPMSVKRGIETAVEIAVQSIRDSAQDVSENKDQIANVASISSADPEIGATIAEAIDKVGKDGVITVEEGQTFGLDLDFVEGMRFDKGYISPYSVTDAERMEAVLENPYILLVGSKITAVRDLVPVLEKVMQSSRPLLIVAEDVEGEALATLVVNKIRGTFTSVSVKAPGFGERRKAMLQDIAILTGGQVVSEEVGLKLEGVTLDMLGEARKVVVTKDETTVIEGAGDQSDVAGRINQIKAEIENTDSDYDREKLQERLAKLSGGVAVLKVGAATEVELKEKKHRIEDAVSTTKAAIEEGVVAGGGTTLIRAQAAVNAALDGIEDADEKVGARIVAKSLEGPLTQIAVNAGLEGGVIVDKVRNLSGNEGLNAATGEYMDLVEAGIIDAAKVTRSALQNAGSIAALFLTTEAVIADAPEEGGGMPGMPDMDF; from the coding sequence ATGGCCAAGACGATTCAGTTCGACGAGCAGGCCCGCCGTGGCCTCGAGGCGGGCATGAACCAGCTCGCCGACGCCGTACGCGTCACGCTCGGTCCGAAGGGCCGCAACGTGGTGCTCGAGAAGAAGTGGGGCGCCCCCACGATCACCAACGATGGTGTGTCCATCGCGAAGGAGATCGAGCTCGAGGACCCCTACGAGCGCATCGGTGCCGAGCTCGTGAAGGAGGTCGCCAAGAAGACCGACGACGTCGCCGGTGACGGCACCACGACCGCCACCGTGCTCGCGTGGTCGATGGTCCGCGAGGGCCTGCGCAACGTGGCTGCCGGTGCCAACCCGATGTCCGTCAAGCGGGGCATCGAGACGGCGGTCGAGATCGCGGTCCAGTCGATCCGCGACAGCGCGCAGGACGTGTCCGAGAACAAGGACCAGATCGCCAACGTGGCGTCCATCTCGTCGGCCGATCCGGAGATCGGCGCGACGATTGCCGAGGCGATCGACAAGGTCGGCAAGGACGGCGTGATCACCGTCGAAGAGGGCCAGACCTTCGGCCTCGACCTCGACTTCGTCGAGGGCATGCGCTTCGACAAGGGCTACATCTCGCCCTACTCGGTCACTGACGCCGAGCGCATGGAAGCCGTCCTGGAGAACCCCTACATCCTCCTCGTCGGTTCGAAGATCACGGCCGTGCGCGATCTCGTGCCGGTGCTCGAGAAGGTCATGCAGTCGAGCCGACCGCTCCTCATCGTCGCCGAGGACGTCGAGGGCGAGGCCCTCGCGACGCTCGTCGTCAACAAGATCCGCGGCACCTTCACGTCCGTCTCGGTCAAGGCGCCGGGGTTCGGTGAACGCCGCAAGGCCATGCTCCAGGACATCGCCATCCTCACCGGCGGCCAGGTCGTCAGCGAAGAGGTCGGCCTGAAGCTCGAGGGCGTCACCCTCGACATGCTGGGCGAAGCCCGCAAGGTGGTCGTCACCAAGGACGAGACCACGGTCATCGAGGGCGCGGGCGACCAGTCCGACGTCGCCGGCCGGATCAACCAGATCAAGGCCGAGATCGAGAACACCGACTCTGACTACGACCGCGAGAAGCTCCAGGAGCGCCTCGCCAAGCTGTCGGGCGGCGTGGCCGTCCTCAAGGTCGGCGCCGCCACCGAGGTGGAGCTCAAGGAGAAGAAGCACCGCATCGAAGATGCCGTGTCGACCACCAAGGCTGCGATCGAGGAAGGCGTCGTCGCCGGCGGCGGCACCACCCTGATCCGAGCCCAGGCCGCGGTCAACGCCGCACTCGACGGCATCGAGGACGCCGACGAGAAGGTCGGCGCTCGCATCGTCGCCAAGTCGCTCGAGGGTCCGCTCACGCAGATCGCCGTGAACGCCGGGCTCGAGGGAGGCGTGATCGTCGACAAGGTGCGCAACCTCTCCGGCAACGAAGGCCTCAACGCTGCGACCGGCGAGTACATGGACCTCGTCGAGGCCGGCATCATCGACGCCGCCAAGGTGACCCGATCGGCGCTGCAGAACGCCGGTTCGATCGCCGCGCTGTTCCTCACCACCGAGGCGGTCATCGCCGACGCCCCCGAAGAGGGTGGCGGCATGCCCGGCATGCCGGACATGGACTTCTGA
- a CDS encoding nuclear transport factor 2 family protein — protein MAEPSTDARAVTERYCAAWVGGDFESLLDSYADDIVLHYFGANQLSGDHVGKDAAVAALVAGATITTRELLSVDDIMVGDDTSTVVVTERFTRDDESHVLTRVLRYRIEGERFAECWLYDEDQPLVDHLWR, from the coding sequence ATGGCCGAGCCTTCGACCGATGCCCGCGCCGTCACCGAGCGCTACTGCGCCGCCTGGGTCGGCGGCGATTTCGAGTCCCTGCTCGACAGCTACGCCGACGACATCGTCCTGCACTACTTCGGCGCGAACCAGCTCTCCGGGGACCATGTCGGCAAGGACGCCGCGGTGGCCGCGCTCGTGGCCGGCGCGACGATCACGACCCGCGAACTGTTGTCCGTGGACGACATCATGGTCGGCGACGACACGTCGACCGTCGTCGTGACCGAACGGTTCACCCGCGACGACGAGTCCCATGTGCTCACCCGCGTCCTGCGCTACCGGATCGAGGGCGAGCGCTTCGCCGAATGCTGGCTCTACGACGAGGACCAGCCCCTCGTCGACCACCTCTGGCGCTGA
- a CDS encoding FABP family protein — protein sequence MRTGPELHAACEALAPLLGTWRGPGEGHYPTIPDFSYLEELTFGHVGKPFLAMTQRTRDPQSDAPLHTEVGYLRPQANRVIEMVLTQPTGVVEIHTGSLEETGAGVVVELRTERVEGTRTAKPISEVRRRIEVAGQELVTEMWMAAMGQPLTHHLRAELTRD from the coding sequence ATGCGCACCGGTCCCGAACTCCATGCCGCCTGCGAGGCACTCGCCCCGCTGTTGGGCACCTGGCGAGGCCCGGGAGAAGGCCACTACCCGACCATTCCCGACTTCTCGTACCTCGAGGAGCTGACGTTCGGGCATGTCGGCAAGCCGTTCCTCGCGATGACCCAGCGCACCCGGGATCCACAGTCCGACGCGCCGCTCCACACCGAGGTCGGCTACCTGCGCCCGCAGGCGAACCGCGTGATCGAGATGGTCCTGACCCAACCGACGGGCGTCGTCGAGATCCACACGGGATCGCTCGAGGAGACGGGCGCCGGCGTGGTCGTCGAGCTGCGCACCGAGCGGGTCGAGGGCACGCGCACCGCGAAGCCGATCAGTGAGGTCCGGCGCCGGATCGAGGTGGCCGGCCAGGAGCTGGTCACGGAGATGTGGATGGCAGCCATGGGCCAGCCGCTCACCCATCACCTGCGGGCGGAACTCACCCGCGACTGA
- a CDS encoding acyl-CoA dehydrogenase family protein has product MDFNLDEQEQAVSDLAHQILGDKVDHDRLKEIEGGDEWFATAEWSLLADAGLTGIALPEAHGGGGLGIIEAGLVCEAVGRHVAPVPMLPTTLAAMAVAEFGDDALAGELLPGVCDGSRVLTVAVAEHLREDLAKPGLTADADANLTGTKSVVEFAAHASHAVANAIGPDGVGLYLVDLAAPGITAETGTSTRKEPVHELTFAGAPATLLATGESAVRWFEARYLALVCATQLGVVEGQLRLTAGYASEREQFGRPIATFQAVTQRLADCFIQVEGLRLQTQSALWRIANEQDPWEDLRIAKWFGSEGAHFVAHGAQHMHGGIGVDVDYPLHRFTLWNKHLEVTLGAANQQLRTIGAALAAEQPTAID; this is encoded by the coding sequence ATGGACTTCAATCTCGACGAACAAGAGCAGGCCGTCAGCGATCTGGCCCACCAGATCCTCGGCGACAAGGTCGACCACGACCGACTCAAGGAGATCGAAGGTGGCGACGAATGGTTCGCCACCGCAGAGTGGTCGCTGCTGGCCGACGCCGGGCTGACCGGTATCGCCCTGCCGGAAGCCCACGGGGGTGGCGGGCTCGGCATCATCGAGGCCGGGCTCGTGTGCGAGGCGGTCGGCCGCCATGTCGCGCCGGTGCCGATGCTGCCGACGACGCTCGCCGCGATGGCGGTGGCCGAGTTCGGCGACGACGCCCTCGCCGGAGAACTGCTGCCGGGCGTGTGCGACGGATCCCGCGTGCTCACCGTCGCGGTCGCCGAACATCTCCGTGAGGACCTCGCCAAACCGGGGCTCACCGCCGACGCCGACGCGAACCTCACCGGCACGAAGTCCGTGGTCGAGTTCGCGGCCCACGCGTCCCACGCCGTCGCGAACGCGATCGGTCCGGACGGCGTCGGGCTCTATCTCGTCGACCTGGCCGCGCCGGGCATCACCGCCGAGACGGGCACGTCGACGCGCAAGGAGCCGGTGCACGAGCTGACGTTCGCCGGTGCGCCGGCGACCCTGCTGGCGACAGGGGAATCGGCCGTCCGCTGGTTCGAGGCGCGCTATCTGGCGCTCGTCTGCGCGACCCAACTCGGCGTCGTCGAGGGTCAGCTCCGGCTGACCGCCGGCTACGCGAGCGAGCGCGAGCAGTTCGGGCGGCCGATCGCCACGTTCCAGGCGGTCACCCAGCGACTCGCCGACTGCTTCATCCAGGTCGAGGGGCTTCGGCTCCAGACCCAGTCGGCCCTGTGGCGCATCGCCAACGAGCAGGACCCGTGGGAGGACCTGCGAATCGCCAAGTGGTTCGGCTCCGAGGGTGCCCACTTCGTCGCCCACGGCGCCCAGCACATGCACGGTGGCATCGGCGTGGACGTCGACTATCCGCTGCACCGGTTCACCCTGTGGAACAAGCACCTCGAGGTCACCCTCGGTGCCGCGAACCAGCAGCTACGCACGATCGGCGCGGCGCTGGCCGCCGAGCAGCCGACCGCGATCGACTGA
- a CDS encoding acyl-CoA dehydrogenase family protein → MHVDLTTDQKALQAELRDYFTTLMTDEVKASIRNDELSANEPYRELIRKIGADGWLGVAWPEEYGGKGYSPVENYIFFNEAQKAGCPIPFLTTNTVGPTLRNFGTEEQKNEFLPKILTGDMFFSIGYSEPGAGSDLASLQTKAVKDGDEWVINGQKLYTSLAWDADYIWLAARTDPDAPSHKGITIFLVPTDDPGFSITPFITMGTTNTTATFYDDVRVPETAVVGEVNGGWNLITNQLNQERVSLCAAGGITNTVNQIIDWCSETVHPEGGRVIDQQWVQVKLAEMRARVRFLDLLNWKVAYNQQTGALNPAVASSVKVWGSESMHIIYKEATELFGALGALRPGSPGAVLAGRIDELYRGVWILTFGGGTNELQRDIIGWAGMALPREKRRK, encoded by the coding sequence ATGCATGTCGACCTGACGACGGACCAGAAGGCGCTCCAAGCCGAACTCCGCGACTACTTCACGACGCTGATGACCGACGAGGTCAAGGCGTCGATCCGCAACGACGAGCTGAGCGCGAACGAGCCGTATCGCGAACTGATCCGCAAGATCGGCGCCGACGGGTGGCTCGGCGTGGCCTGGCCGGAGGAGTACGGCGGCAAGGGCTACTCCCCCGTCGAGAACTACATCTTCTTCAACGAGGCCCAGAAGGCCGGCTGTCCGATTCCCTTCCTGACGACCAACACGGTCGGGCCGACGCTGCGCAACTTCGGCACCGAGGAACAGAAGAACGAGTTCCTCCCGAAGATCCTCACCGGCGACATGTTCTTCTCGATCGGCTACTCGGAGCCGGGTGCCGGGTCGGACCTGGCCTCGCTCCAGACCAAGGCGGTCAAGGACGGCGACGAGTGGGTGATCAACGGGCAGAAGCTCTACACCTCGCTGGCCTGGGACGCCGACTACATCTGGCTCGCGGCCCGCACCGATCCGGACGCGCCGTCGCACAAGGGCATCACGATCTTCCTCGTGCCGACCGACGATCCGGGGTTCTCCATCACGCCCTTCATCACGATGGGCACGACGAACACGACAGCGACGTTCTACGACGACGTGCGGGTCCCGGAGACGGCCGTCGTCGGCGAGGTCAACGGCGGCTGGAATCTGATCACGAACCAGCTCAACCAGGAGCGCGTGTCGCTCTGCGCGGCGGGCGGCATCACCAACACCGTCAACCAGATCATCGACTGGTGCAGCGAAACGGTGCACCCCGAAGGCGGGCGGGTGATCGACCAGCAATGGGTCCAGGTGAAGCTTGCGGAGATGCGGGCGCGCGTCCGGTTCCTCGACCTGCTGAATTGGAAGGTCGCCTACAACCAGCAGACGGGCGCCCTCAACCCGGCGGTGGCCTCGTCCGTCAAGGTCTGGGGCTCGGAGTCGATGCACATCATCTACAAGGAGGCCACCGAGCTGTTCGGGGCCCTCGGTGCCCTCCGTCCCGGCTCCCCGGGCGCGGTCCTCGCCGGCCGGATCGACGAGCTCTACCGGGGCGTCTGGATCCTCACCTTCGGCGGCGGCACGAACGAACTCCAGAGAGACATCATCGGCTGGGCCGGGATGGCCCTCCCCCGCGAGAAGCGCCGGAAGTAG